One part of the Anopheles merus strain MAF chromosome 3L, AmerM5.1, whole genome shotgun sequence genome encodes these proteins:
- the LOC121598541 gene encoding major facilitator superfamily domain-containing protein 8-like isoform X1 translates to MCSANGQLSAMERLKNCLLKKPSKNDLDDGLETAAEYTERWTSVRIIYYTMFLMSLGFSIILTGVWPYLDKLDPHAGKEFLGWIVGANPVGQMIFSPLVGWWGNRLGSIRLPLLCSLGLFSIASGIYACLELFPTDQKYWMLYSRFLIGVSSSSVAVCRSYLSAATKVKERTGAVSMVSLAQTLGFIVGPVLQGAVTMFGEDGLPLVKNKLHLNMYTATGWINVLMGILNFCLFLPFVFKEKRIAALEAMKQQGMQSEKETWKSMKPDYLSAWTLISAFFILVFNFVFLETLATPLTMDMFAWTKAEALYYMAWIMAVGAILASAMFLMIDPLCKRFPEQQVLIWGGFFLMVLGRAVYIPMSDTPPKLALPENATLASLRMEDDVTPYVYGSNFTNVWSNLTRVDFDYSGPIPTAGTETLDGDIDALGCPPSQEWCKTTRGMTISQFLVGYAFTAIGYPIGVTLITTIFSKVLGPRPQGTWMGIMTGSGCLSRALGPVFLSTIYTKYGLYWTFGSTAVMMAATMMWLWQMRERLVPIPYDASCRGEELVSVITKGDQASEEKKTTEDGGDQLNGNSKDSSTPGDS, encoded by the exons TGTGTTCAGCAAACGGGCAATTATCAGCAATGGAGAGATTAAAGAACTGTTTACtcaaaaaaccatccaaaaacGATCTGGACGATGGACTGGAAACGGCCGCTGAGTACACGGAACGCTGGACGTCGGTGCGAATCATCTACTACACCATGTTTCTCATGTCGCTCGGATTCAGCATCATCCTCACGGGCGTGTGGCCATACCTCGACAAG CTAGATCCTCACGCCGGCAAAGAGTTCCTGGGATGGATAGTGGGTGCCAATCCGGTCGGCCAAATGATCTTCAGCCCGCTGGTCGGATGGTGGGGCAATCGGCTTGGTTCAATCCGGCTGCCCCTGCTCTGCTCGCTGGGGCTATTTTCCATTGCTAGCGGCATCTACGCCTGCCTCGAGCTGTTCCCAACTGATCAAAAGTATTGGATGCTGTACTCGCGCTTCCTCATCGGCGTCAGCTCGTCCAGTGTGGCCGTGTGCCGGTCGTACCTGTCGGCGGCCACCAAGGTCAAGGAACGGACCGGTGCCGTATCGATGGTATCGCTCGCGCAAACGCTAGGATTTATCGTGGGCCCCGTGCTGCAGGGCGCCGTAACGATGTTCGGCGAAGATGGACTGCCGCTGgtgaaaaacaaattgcacctCAACATGTACACGGCCACTGGGTGGATAAACGTTTTGATGGGAATTTTGAACTTTTGTCTGTTCCTGCCGTTCGTGTTCAAAGAGAAACGAATCGCGGCCCTCGAAGCCATGAAACAGCAGGGCATGCAGTCGGAAAAGGAAACGTGGAAATCGATGAAACCGGATTATTTATCCGCCTGGACGCTGATATCTGCCTTTTTCATTCTGGTGTTCAATTTTGTGTTTCTCGAAAC ACTGGCCACTCCGTTGACGATGGATATGTTCGCGTGGACGAAAGCCGAAGCCTTATATTACATGGCATGGATTATGGCAGTCGGAGCCATACTGGCCAGTGCCATGTTCCTGATGATTGATCCATTATGCAAGCGATTCCCAGAGCAGCAAGTTCTCATCTGGGGCGGCTTTTTCCTCATGGTGTTGGGACGCGCGGTTTACATACCGATGAGTGACACGCCCCCAAAGTTGGCACTTCCAGAAAATGCAACACTCGCGTCGCTACGCATGGAGGACGATGTGACGCCGTACGTGTACGGGTCGAATTTTACAAACGTTTGGTCCAATCTGACCAGGGTGGACTTTGACTACAGTGGACCTATTCCCACGGCGGGCACAGAAACGTTGGACGGTGATATCGACGCGCTAGGCTGTCCACCATCGCAGGAATGGTGTAAAACTACGCGCGGTATGACCATTAGCCAATTTCTGGTTGGCTATGCGTTCACGGCCATCGGGTATCCGATCGGTGTGACGCTGATTACAACCATCTTTTCGAAAGTGCTAGGACCGCGTCCTCAGGGCACATGGATGGGCATCATGACGGGCTCGGGGTGTCTATCGCGAGCACTGGGGCCGGTATTTTTATCTACAATCTACACCAAGTACGGACTATACTGGACCTTTGGCAGCACGGCGGTAATGATGGCGGCCACCATGATGTGGCTATGGCAAATGAG AGAAAGACTAGTGCCGATCCCTTACGACGCAAGCTGTAGAGGAGAGGAGCTCGTGTCGGTGATCACGAAAGGAGATCAAGCGtcggaagaaaaaaagacaaccGAAGATGGTGGCGATCAGCTTAACGGAAATTCAAAAGACAGCAGCACTCCCGGCGATAGCTGA
- the LOC121598541 gene encoding major facilitator superfamily domain-containing protein 8-like isoform X2, which produces MERLKNCLLKKPSKNDLDDGLETAAEYTERWTSVRIIYYTMFLMSLGFSIILTGVWPYLDKLDPHAGKEFLGWIVGANPVGQMIFSPLVGWWGNRLGSIRLPLLCSLGLFSIASGIYACLELFPTDQKYWMLYSRFLIGVSSSSVAVCRSYLSAATKVKERTGAVSMVSLAQTLGFIVGPVLQGAVTMFGEDGLPLVKNKLHLNMYTATGWINVLMGILNFCLFLPFVFKEKRIAALEAMKQQGMQSEKETWKSMKPDYLSAWTLISAFFILVFNFVFLETLATPLTMDMFAWTKAEALYYMAWIMAVGAILASAMFLMIDPLCKRFPEQQVLIWGGFFLMVLGRAVYIPMSDTPPKLALPENATLASLRMEDDVTPYVYGSNFTNVWSNLTRVDFDYSGPIPTAGTETLDGDIDALGCPPSQEWCKTTRGMTISQFLVGYAFTAIGYPIGVTLITTIFSKVLGPRPQGTWMGIMTGSGCLSRALGPVFLSTIYTKYGLYWTFGSTAVMMAATMMWLWQMRERLVPIPYDASCRGEELVSVITKGDQASEEKKTTEDGGDQLNGNSKDSSTPGDS; this is translated from the exons ATGGAGAGATTAAAGAACTGTTTACtcaaaaaaccatccaaaaacGATCTGGACGATGGACTGGAAACGGCCGCTGAGTACACGGAACGCTGGACGTCGGTGCGAATCATCTACTACACCATGTTTCTCATGTCGCTCGGATTCAGCATCATCCTCACGGGCGTGTGGCCATACCTCGACAAG CTAGATCCTCACGCCGGCAAAGAGTTCCTGGGATGGATAGTGGGTGCCAATCCGGTCGGCCAAATGATCTTCAGCCCGCTGGTCGGATGGTGGGGCAATCGGCTTGGTTCAATCCGGCTGCCCCTGCTCTGCTCGCTGGGGCTATTTTCCATTGCTAGCGGCATCTACGCCTGCCTCGAGCTGTTCCCAACTGATCAAAAGTATTGGATGCTGTACTCGCGCTTCCTCATCGGCGTCAGCTCGTCCAGTGTGGCCGTGTGCCGGTCGTACCTGTCGGCGGCCACCAAGGTCAAGGAACGGACCGGTGCCGTATCGATGGTATCGCTCGCGCAAACGCTAGGATTTATCGTGGGCCCCGTGCTGCAGGGCGCCGTAACGATGTTCGGCGAAGATGGACTGCCGCTGgtgaaaaacaaattgcacctCAACATGTACACGGCCACTGGGTGGATAAACGTTTTGATGGGAATTTTGAACTTTTGTCTGTTCCTGCCGTTCGTGTTCAAAGAGAAACGAATCGCGGCCCTCGAAGCCATGAAACAGCAGGGCATGCAGTCGGAAAAGGAAACGTGGAAATCGATGAAACCGGATTATTTATCCGCCTGGACGCTGATATCTGCCTTTTTCATTCTGGTGTTCAATTTTGTGTTTCTCGAAAC ACTGGCCACTCCGTTGACGATGGATATGTTCGCGTGGACGAAAGCCGAAGCCTTATATTACATGGCATGGATTATGGCAGTCGGAGCCATACTGGCCAGTGCCATGTTCCTGATGATTGATCCATTATGCAAGCGATTCCCAGAGCAGCAAGTTCTCATCTGGGGCGGCTTTTTCCTCATGGTGTTGGGACGCGCGGTTTACATACCGATGAGTGACACGCCCCCAAAGTTGGCACTTCCAGAAAATGCAACACTCGCGTCGCTACGCATGGAGGACGATGTGACGCCGTACGTGTACGGGTCGAATTTTACAAACGTTTGGTCCAATCTGACCAGGGTGGACTTTGACTACAGTGGACCTATTCCCACGGCGGGCACAGAAACGTTGGACGGTGATATCGACGCGCTAGGCTGTCCACCATCGCAGGAATGGTGTAAAACTACGCGCGGTATGACCATTAGCCAATTTCTGGTTGGCTATGCGTTCACGGCCATCGGGTATCCGATCGGTGTGACGCTGATTACAACCATCTTTTCGAAAGTGCTAGGACCGCGTCCTCAGGGCACATGGATGGGCATCATGACGGGCTCGGGGTGTCTATCGCGAGCACTGGGGCCGGTATTTTTATCTACAATCTACACCAAGTACGGACTATACTGGACCTTTGGCAGCACGGCGGTAATGATGGCGGCCACCATGATGTGGCTATGGCAAATGAG AGAAAGACTAGTGCCGATCCCTTACGACGCAAGCTGTAGAGGAGAGGAGCTCGTGTCGGTGATCACGAAAGGAGATCAAGCGtcggaagaaaaaaagacaaccGAAGATGGTGGCGATCAGCTTAACGGAAATTCAAAAGACAGCAGCACTCCCGGCGATAGCTGA
- the LOC121598542 gene encoding major facilitator superfamily domain-containing protein 8-like has product MASIGSWWRVVQNEKDRSSGLESDFEYRERWITIRLVYVSGFLMFLSFGVVTTGLWPYLQDMDPTVGKPFLSVVFAAPPAGQLIFSPLIGWCSNRLSSIRVPFVILTALFVFGNGLYSIVELFPTPHRRYVLLLARFVFGISTSINTLSRAYISTATKLSERTGAISMSSLAQTFGLAVGPIIQAALSTIGKEGLMWYGLRINMYTMAGWICAALGVVYILFLNPSCFVHRTIAAQEAMKTTGFSKATDTYEPLKMFSIWTVMIGYSVLMFFYVSVQTALSPISLDQFGWSHEESLYYLGILITGGTLCSCAVFLLLPQLCKRFQEHNVFLFFAIVPLFISQVVMIPMGSKSIPMLDSSNNRSTGDGGGGGCPIEQEWCNSIPPINQYQLTISYTMLCISFSVGIAISQTILSKLLGTRPQGNWMALYTSIGGLTRIIGPASVVVYVRFGTYWLFGLGAMISGLLLIWMWCYKSHLRTTKKINHAEEMQRMANGVAE; this is encoded by the exons ATGGCATCGATTGGGAGTTGGTGGCGCGTGGTGCAAAACGAAAAGGACCGTTCGAGTGGGCTTGAGAGTGATTTTGAATATCGCGAACGATGGATCACAATACGATTGGTGTATGTGAGCGGCTTTTTAATGTTTCTATCGTTTGGCGTGGTGACGACTGGACTGTGGCCATACCTGCAAGAC ATGGATCCCACGGTTGGCAAGCCGTTTCTGAGTGTCGTATTTGCCGCTCCACCTGCCGGTCAGTTGATCTTTAGTCCACTTATCGGCTGGTGCTCGAATAGATTATCATCAATCCGCGTTCCGTTCGTGATACTGACagctttgtttgtgtttggcaATGGGCTGTACAGCATCGTGGAGCTGTTCCCCACACCGCACCGAAGGTACGTCCTACTGTTGGCAAGGTTTGTCTTTGGCATATCGACGTCAATCAATACGCTTAGCCGAGCGTACATATCGACGGCCACTAAGCTGTCCGAGCGAACCGGTGCCATATCGATGAGCTCGTTGGCTCAAACGTTCGGGCTAGCAGTGGGGCCCATCATTCAAGCGGCCCTATCAACCATTGGCAAGGAAGGATTAATGTGGTACGGGCTGCGGATTAACATGTACACGATGGCGGGGTGGATTTGTGCGGCCCTTGGCGTGGTGTACATACTGTTTCTGAATCCTTCCTGCTTCGTGCATCGTACTATCGCCGCCCAGGAAGCGATGAAAACGACCGGATTCAGCAAAGCGACGGATACGTACGAACCGTTGAAAATGTTCTCGATCTGGACGGTCATGATCGGTTACAGtgtgttgatgtttttctACGTGTCTGTTCAAAC CGCCCTTTCACCGATATCGCTCGATCAGTTTGGCTGGAGCCACGAGGAATCTCTGTATTACCTGGGCATCTTAATTACGGGCGGCACTTTGTGCTCTTGTGCCGTGTTTCTGCTGTTGCCTCAGTTATGTAAACGGTTTCAGGAGCACAATGTGTTTCTATTTTTCGCTATTGTACCACTGTTTATCAGTCAAGTGGTAATGATACCGATGGGTAGCAAATCAATTCCAATGTTAGATTCGTCGAATAATAGAAGTACGGGcgatggcggtggcggtggctgtCCAATCGAACAGGAATGGTGTAATTCTATTCCTCCCATTAATCAATACCAATTAACTATCTCATACACGATGCTGTGTATTTCGTTCTCGGTTGGAATAGCCATTAGTCAAACGATTCTTTCGAAACTGCTCGGCACCCGGCCGCAGGGCAACTGGATGGCGCTGTACACTAGCATTGGCGGACTAACGCGCATCATAGGACCGGCCTCGGTAGTGGTGTACGTGCGTTTCGGAACTTATTGGCTGTTTGGTTTGGGTGCGATGATATCGGGGCTGCTACTGATATGGATGTGGTGCTACAAAAGTCATCTGCGAACGACTAAAAAGATTAACCACGCGGAAGAAATGCAGCGCATGGCCAATGGAGTAGCGGAATGA